A genomic segment from uncultured Desulfuromonas sp. encodes:
- the prmC gene encoding peptide chain release factor N(5)-glutamine methyltransferase has protein sequence MTERWTVLKVLRWTTDYLKEKGVDSPRLDAELLIGEALHKDRVGLYLCYDQPLQPEELALIRQLVARRAKREPLQYIVGHTEFWSLPFKVAPGVLIPRGDTEVLVEEALRLLEEQPCIGQTVLDVGTGSGAIAVALAHSCPELQVEAVDVQPEALTQAQANAELNGVAERVVFRQQDMAELSGGRYRLVVSNPPYIREDEMAGLMPEVRDHEPAVALQAGVDGLDCYRLLCQQAVSLLLPGGWLLVEVGAGQADEVAQLMTGHGLAAIFKREDYNGIARVVGGQVPMVAGEES, from the coding sequence GTGACCGAACGCTGGACCGTGCTCAAGGTCCTGCGCTGGACCACGGACTACCTGAAAGAAAAGGGCGTTGATTCACCGCGCCTTGACGCCGAGTTGCTGATTGGTGAGGCGCTACACAAAGACCGGGTCGGACTGTATTTGTGCTACGACCAGCCGTTGCAACCTGAAGAGCTGGCATTGATCCGTCAGCTGGTCGCACGGCGCGCCAAACGCGAACCGCTGCAGTATATTGTCGGCCATACCGAATTCTGGTCGTTGCCGTTCAAGGTGGCTCCCGGCGTGTTGATTCCGCGCGGTGACACGGAAGTTCTAGTTGAAGAAGCCTTGCGCTTGCTCGAAGAACAACCTTGCATTGGACAGACCGTACTTGATGTCGGCACCGGCAGCGGTGCCATCGCGGTTGCCCTGGCGCACAGTTGTCCAGAACTGCAGGTCGAGGCTGTGGACGTGCAGCCGGAAGCGCTGACTCAGGCGCAAGCCAATGCCGAACTGAACGGCGTGGCGGAGCGGGTGGTGTTTCGTCAACAGGATATGGCTGAGCTGAGTGGTGGACGCTATCGACTGGTGGTGTCGAATCCGCCTTACATCCGCGAGGATGAGATGGCTGGGCTGATGCCAGAAGTGCGCGATCATGAACCGGCCGTTGCGCTGCAGGCCGGTGTCGATGGTCTCGACTGTTATCGCCTGTTATGCCAACAAGCTGTCTCGTTACTGCTTCCTGGTGGTTGGCTGCTGGTGGAAGTGGGTGCCGGCCAGGCCGACGAGGTGGCGCAGTTGATGACCGGCCACGGGTTGGCCGCGATTTTTAAACGCGAAGATTACAACGGAATTGCCCGGGTGGTTGGTGGTCAGGTGCCGATGGTCGCGGGTGAGGAGTCATAG
- the prfA gene encoding peptide chain release factor 1, translating to MFDKLEEVVDRFQEVEGLLSDPTVLADQKKFRDLTREHAELAEPVEVYRRYRQVQQEIEDNRELLRDDDPDMREMAREELPLLEEEEEALAGKLTLLMLPKDPNDGKNIILEIRAGTGGDEAALFAGDLFRAYSRYAEKHRWKVEIMSSSESGVGGFKEVIAMISGDNVYSRLKYESGTHRVQRVPETETQGRIHTSACTVAVLPEAEEVDLEINPSDLRIDLYRASGSGGQHVNKTESAVRITHIPTGVVVACQDEKSQHKNKARAMKVLRSRILDSMEAEKHAEMAADRKSQVGSGDRSERIRTYNFPQGRCTDHRIGLTLYKLDAIMQGDLDEVFDALTTHYQAEQMAHQESA from the coding sequence ATTTTTGACAAACTTGAAGAAGTGGTAGATCGCTTTCAGGAAGTGGAAGGACTCTTGTCTGATCCCACTGTGCTGGCAGATCAGAAGAAGTTTCGCGATTTGACCCGTGAACATGCCGAGCTGGCGGAACCTGTGGAAGTCTATCGCCGTTATCGCCAGGTTCAGCAGGAGATCGAGGACAATCGCGAACTGTTGCGCGATGACGATCCTGATATGCGTGAAATGGCACGTGAGGAACTGCCGCTTCTCGAAGAGGAAGAAGAGGCGCTGGCTGGCAAACTGACTTTGCTTATGTTGCCCAAAGATCCCAACGACGGCAAGAATATCATTCTTGAGATCCGTGCCGGAACTGGTGGCGACGAAGCGGCGTTGTTTGCCGGGGATCTGTTTCGTGCGTACAGCCGTTATGCGGAAAAGCACCGCTGGAAAGTCGAGATCATGAGTTCTTCTGAATCTGGTGTCGGCGGCTTCAAGGAAGTGATCGCCATGATCAGCGGCGACAATGTCTACTCCCGTCTCAAGTACGAAAGTGGGACTCACCGTGTGCAGCGGGTTCCAGAAACGGAAACCCAGGGTCGTATTCACACCTCGGCCTGTACCGTGGCCGTGTTGCCCGAGGCTGAAGAGGTCGATCTGGAGATCAACCCCAGCGACCTGCGTATTGACCTGTACCGGGCATCCGGTTCCGGTGGCCAGCACGTCAACAAAACCGAGTCGGCGGTTCGCATTACCCACATCCCCACCGGGGTTGTCGTTGCCTGTCAGGATGAGAAATCCCAGCACAAGAACAAAGCCCGCGCCATGAAGGTACTGCGTTCGCGGATTCTGGATTCCATGGAAGCGGAAAAACATGCCGAAATGGCGGCAGACCGTAAAAGTCAGGTTGGCAGTGGTGATCGCAGTGAGCGGATTCGTACTTACAACTTTCCCCAGGGGCGGTGTACCGATCATCGCATCGGTCTAACCCTGTATAAGCTTGATGCGATCATGCAAGGGGATCTGGACGAGGTCTTTGATGCGCTGACCACGCATTATCAGGCCGAACAGATGGCACATCAGGAGAGCGCGTGA
- the thyX gene encoding FAD-dependent thymidylate synthase, with the protein MDVQLLSHTPEPEKIVAAAARLCYSDAGISDLLSADQAQQVRLIEKILKLGHFSVLEHVSFSFGLEGVSRACSHQLVRHRLASYSQQSQRYVAHDAPFAAVEPPSLAEHPELQQRYHTLFEQVHHLYKDLLEAGVPAEDARFVLPNAAETKLVMTMNARELHHFFSLRCCRRAQWEIRAMAKKMLLLCREAAPVLFAQAGPGCLRGACPEGAMCCGEAEAVRQEYGSK; encoded by the coding sequence ATGGATGTTCAGCTGCTGAGCCATACACCCGAGCCGGAAAAAATCGTCGCTGCTGCCGCCCGTTTATGTTACTCCGATGCGGGGATCAGCGATTTGTTGTCTGCGGATCAAGCACAACAGGTACGCCTGATTGAGAAAATTCTCAAATTGGGGCACTTTTCCGTGTTGGAGCATGTCAGCTTCAGTTTCGGACTAGAAGGTGTAAGCCGTGCCTGTTCTCATCAGCTGGTGCGCCATCGGTTGGCTTCCTATTCCCAGCAGAGTCAGCGCTATGTGGCGCATGATGCGCCGTTTGCTGCCGTTGAGCCACCGTCTCTGGCTGAGCATCCTGAGTTGCAGCAGCGCTATCACACGCTGTTTGAGCAGGTGCATCATCTCTACAAAGATCTGCTCGAGGCCGGGGTGCCGGCAGAAGATGCGCGCTTTGTGTTGCCGAATGCTGCTGAAACCAAGCTGGTGATGACCATGAATGCCCGTGAGCTGCATCACTTTTTTAGCTTGCGCTGCTGTCGCCGTGCCCAGTGGGAAATCCGTGCCATGGCCAAGAAAATGTTACTGCTGTGCCGCGAAGCTGCACCTGTGCTGTTCGCTCAGGCGGGGCCTGGCTGTTTGCGCGGGGCCTGTCCGGAAGGGGCTATGTGCTGTGGCGAGGCCGAGGCCGTTCGGCAGGAATACGGCTCAAAGTAA
- the rpmE gene encoding 50S ribosomal protein L31 — MKEGIHPKYEEVTVKCHCGNSFQTRSTYDKGGELTTEICSACHPFYTGTQKLLDTAGRIERFRKRYAQK; from the coding sequence ATGAAAGAAGGGATCCATCCCAAGTACGAAGAAGTGACCGTCAAGTGTCACTGCGGCAACTCGTTCCAGACCCGCTCCACCTACGACAAGGGCGGTGAGCTGACCACTGAAATCTGCTCTGCGTGCCATCCGTTTTACACCGGCACTCAGAAACTGCTGGATACCGCTGGTCGTATCGAGCGTTTCCGCAAGAGGTATGCACAGAAGTAG
- the rho gene encoding transcription termination factor Rho, translating into MHLKDLKAKKITELTEIANDLKIEGVAGMRKQDVIFAILSATAAQKGAIFGEGVLEILPDGFGFLRATDANYLPGPDDIYVSPSQIRRFSLRTGDTISGQIRPPKEGERYFALLKVSEINFEDPAVARKKTLFDNLTPLHPQERLVLETTSDNIPMRVIDLVSPIGKGQRGLIVAPPRTGKTVLLQNLANSITTNHPEAYLIVLLIDERPEEVTDMQRSVQGEVVSSTFDEPATRHVQVAEMVIQKAKRLVEHKRDVVILLDSITRLARAYNTVVPPSGKILSGGVDSNALHKPKRFFGAARNVEEGGSLTIIATALIDTGSKMDEVIFEEFKGTGNMELVLDRRLVDKRTFPAIDVNKSGTRREELLQDSTTLQRMWLLRKVLTTMNVVDSMEFLREKLVETKDNQEFLDSMNQ; encoded by the coding sequence ATGCACCTGAAGGACCTCAAGGCGAAAAAAATTACTGAACTGACCGAGATTGCCAACGATCTGAAGATTGAAGGTGTCGCCGGGATGCGCAAACAGGATGTTATTTTTGCCATTCTCAGTGCGACGGCGGCCCAGAAGGGAGCGATCTTCGGCGAAGGCGTTTTGGAGATTCTTCCAGACGGATTCGGTTTTCTGCGTGCCACGGATGCCAACTATCTGCCGGGGCCGGATGATATTTATGTGTCGCCGTCGCAGATTCGCCGTTTCAGCCTGCGTACCGGCGACACGATTTCCGGGCAGATCCGACCGCCGAAAGAAGGCGAGCGTTATTTTGCGCTGCTCAAGGTGTCGGAGATCAACTTCGAAGATCCGGCCGTTGCCCGCAAAAAGACGCTGTTCGATAACCTGACGCCGCTGCATCCGCAGGAGCGTCTGGTGCTGGAAACGACCAGTGACAACATTCCCATGCGTGTCATTGATCTGGTGTCGCCCATCGGTAAAGGCCAACGCGGACTGATCGTCGCACCGCCGCGCACCGGTAAAACTGTTCTGCTGCAAAATCTTGCCAACTCCATTACCACCAACCATCCCGAAGCGTATCTGATCGTCCTGCTTATCGATGAACGTCCTGAAGAGGTTACCGATATGCAACGTTCCGTGCAGGGAGAGGTGGTGTCCTCGACCTTTGACGAGCCGGCCACCCGCCACGTCCAGGTCGCGGAGATGGTGATTCAGAAAGCCAAGCGTCTGGTTGAGCACAAACGCGACGTCGTCATTCTCCTCGATTCCATCACCCGTCTGGCCCGCGCCTACAACACCGTGGTGCCGCCAAGCGGCAAGATTCTCTCCGGTGGTGTCGATTCCAACGCATTGCACAAGCCGAAGCGCTTTTTCGGTGCGGCGCGTAATGTTGAGGAGGGCGGTAGCCTGACCATCATCGCCACAGCGTTGATCGATACCGGCAGCAAGATGGATGAGGTCATCTTCGAGGAGTTTAAAGGGACCGGCAATATGGAACTGGTTCTGGACCGCCGTCTCGTTGATAAGCGCACCTTCCCAGCCATTGACGTCAACAAGTCCGGCACCCGCCGCGAGGAGCTGCTGCAGGACTCTACCACGCTGCAACGCATGTGGTTGCTCCGTAAGGTGCTGACCACCATGAATGTTGTCGACAGCATGGAGTTCCTGCGTGAAAAACTGGTGGAAACCAAGGACAATCAGGAGTTCCTCGATTCCATGAATCAGTAA
- the phoU gene encoding phosphate signaling complex protein PhoU, with protein sequence MMAIHLQEELNTLKRMILAQSALVEESVQKAVQALERGDEGLADSVISLDKRINHHEVELEEECLKILALHQPVATDLRFIVSVIKINSDLERIGDVAVNVAKRTLAFAELKKIEPPFDFPLMAKKVLAMLDKSLTSLVNFDSDMAQQVITDDDQIDALHRETYALVKQELIRSSHHLDAQLLWLAVSRHMERIADLAAHIAEDVVYMTDGKIVRHRSGG encoded by the coding sequence ATGATGGCAATCCATTTACAAGAAGAACTCAACACGTTGAAGCGGATGATTCTCGCCCAGAGCGCTTTGGTTGAAGAAAGCGTTCAAAAGGCGGTACAGGCTCTTGAGCGTGGTGATGAGGGACTGGCAGACAGCGTGATCAGTCTTGATAAGCGCATTAACCATCATGAGGTTGAGCTCGAAGAGGAGTGTCTGAAAATCCTCGCTTTGCATCAGCCGGTGGCGACGGATCTTCGATTTATCGTGTCGGTGATCAAGATTAACAGCGATCTGGAACGGATCGGCGATGTCGCGGTCAATGTGGCTAAGCGCACATTGGCTTTTGCTGAACTGAAAAAAATCGAACCTCCCTTTGATTTTCCGCTGATGGCGAAAAAAGTTCTCGCTATGCTCGATAAGAGTCTGACGTCTTTGGTTAATTTCGATTCTGATATGGCTCAGCAGGTGATCACCGATGACGACCAGATTGATGCGCTGCACCGTGAGACCTATGCATTGGTCAAGCAGGAACTGATTCGCTCAAGCCATCATCTTGATGCCCAATTGCTGTGGCTGGCGGTTTCGCGTCATATGGAGCGAATTGCGGACCTGGCAGCACATATTGCGGAAGATGTTGTCTATATGACGGATGGCAAGATTGTTCGCCATCGTTCAGGAGGCTAA
- the pstB gene encoding phosphate ABC transporter ATP-binding protein PstB: MTTPNPLADPVIEVENLNFYYGSSQALFDLNMVFARRQVTALIGPSGCGKSTFLRCINRMNDLVDISRMEGSIRIDGTEINSGDLDVIELRRRVGMVFQKSNPFPKSIYENVIYGLRIAGINDKNILDETVERSLKGAALWEEVKDRLHESALGMSGGQMQRLCIARAIAVNPEVILMDEPCSALDPKSTARVEDLIKELRKDYTIIIVTHNMQQAARVSDYTAFFFEGVLVEFDKTGDLFMKPKSKQTEDYITGRFG, from the coding sequence ATGACAACCCCCAATCCTTTGGCAGATCCTGTCATTGAAGTTGAAAATCTTAATTTCTATTATGGCTCATCCCAGGCGCTGTTTGATCTGAATATGGTGTTTGCCCGCCGTCAGGTCACTGCTCTGATTGGACCTTCAGGGTGTGGTAAGTCCACATTCTTGCGTTGTATCAACCGTATGAATGACCTGGTCGATATTTCGCGGATGGAAGGCAGTATCCGCATCGACGGCACGGAGATCAATTCCGGAGACCTCGATGTCATTGAGCTGCGACGTCGCGTCGGTATGGTGTTTCAGAAATCCAATCCGTTTCCAAAGTCCATCTATGAGAATGTTATCTACGGGTTACGTATTGCCGGTATTAATGACAAAAATATTCTCGACGAAACCGTGGAGCGCAGTCTGAAAGGCGCTGCCTTGTGGGAAGAGGTCAAGGATCGGCTGCACGAATCTGCTTTGGGGATGTCCGGTGGTCAGATGCAGCGTCTGTGTATTGCGCGGGCCATTGCTGTTAACCCTGAAGTGATTCTGATGGACGAACCCTGCTCCGCATTGGACCCGAAATCGACAGCACGTGTCGAAGATTTGATTAAAGAGCTGCGCAAGGATTACACGATCATTATCGTCACACACAATATGCAGCAGGCAGCGCGTGTTTCAGATTATACCGCCTTTTTCTTTGAAGGGGTTCTGGTAGAGTTTGATAAAACCGGCGATTTGTTCATGAAGCCGAAGAGCAAGCAGACCGAAGACTATATTACCGGCCGTTTCGGCTAA
- the pstA gene encoding phosphate ABC transporter permease PstA: MKQFITRGEPQVWMTAAALTSTLLMALILVLVVIANGLGTFWPARLTAFDLSSGQSVLGEVLKEEPIPGEDSRRIQLKVGNRDLYGLDFRWIREDNVIERRQPDHVATIERQEYGNFYGILSEVVAPGVATTLPLWQQLEAGREMIVPLQDKLDEIDGHINDINREISALNNKDLLYHYRGVETDDPKRVEIAIEISDLKKSFAHWMVEKDKQNQLLRGYYANFTDINGRPAHIALSEIVRSFQPNDLNVLQRAGIYLNKLIELFVGEPRESNTEGGLFPAIYGTVLLIFVMSLFSFPLGVIAAIYLSEYAGEGLMVRLVRIAVNNLAGIPSIVYGIFGLGFFIYGIGSGIDQLFFPERLPTPTFGTGGLLWASLTLALLTVPVVIVTTEEALGAIPGGIREGSLALGSTRFQTLTRILLPMASPGIMTGLILSMARAAGEVAPLMITGVVKLAPSLPLDGEFPYFHLERKFMHLGFHIYDIGFQSPNVEAARPMVFVTTLLLVLIVIVMSGVAIRLRNHMKKKYTFGTF, from the coding sequence ATGAAGCAGTTTATTACACGTGGTGAGCCCCAGGTCTGGATGACGGCCGCTGCCCTGACATCGACCCTGTTGATGGCGCTGATATTGGTTTTGGTCGTCATCGCCAACGGTCTCGGAACCTTCTGGCCCGCTCGTTTGACCGCCTTTGATCTTTCCAGTGGGCAGTCCGTCTTGGGTGAGGTTCTCAAAGAGGAGCCCATTCCGGGGGAAGACTCTCGGCGCATTCAGCTTAAGGTGGGAAACCGCGATCTCTACGGTCTGGACTTCCGCTGGATTCGTGAAGACAATGTCATTGAACGTCGCCAGCCGGATCATGTCGCCACCATTGAACGGCAGGAGTACGGTAATTTTTACGGAATACTGAGCGAAGTTGTTGCTCCAGGCGTGGCGACGACTTTACCGTTATGGCAGCAGCTTGAAGCTGGTCGAGAGATGATTGTGCCGCTTCAGGATAAGCTTGATGAAATTGATGGCCATATCAATGATATCAACCGTGAAATTTCTGCGCTGAACAATAAGGATCTTCTTTATCACTATAGAGGGGTTGAAACGGACGATCCAAAGCGTGTTGAAATCGCCATTGAGATTTCAGATTTAAAGAAGTCCTTTGCACACTGGATGGTCGAGAAAGATAAGCAGAACCAGCTTTTACGAGGCTATTACGCGAACTTTACTGATATTAACGGTCGCCCGGCTCACATTGCCTTGTCGGAGATCGTTCGCAGCTTTCAACCGAATGACCTGAATGTTCTGCAGCGTGCCGGAATCTATCTCAATAAATTAATTGAGCTTTTTGTCGGCGAGCCCCGTGAGTCCAATACGGAAGGGGGGCTTTTCCCGGCAATTTACGGCACGGTTCTGCTGATTTTTGTCATGAGTCTGTTTTCGTTCCCTCTCGGTGTGATTGCAGCGATTTACCTCAGCGAATATGCCGGAGAAGGTCTGATGGTCCGCCTGGTACGGATAGCAGTAAACAATCTGGCCGGAATCCCGTCGATCGTCTATGGTATTTTTGGTCTCGGCTTTTTTATCTACGGCATCGGTAGCGGTATTGATCAGCTGTTTTTTCCGGAACGTCTGCCGACGCCAACCTTTGGTACCGGTGGTTTGTTGTGGGCCAGTCTAACTCTGGCGCTGTTGACGGTGCCGGTGGTGATTGTGACGACAGAAGAGGCGTTGGGGGCGATCCCCGGCGGCATCCGTGAAGGGTCTCTGGCTCTTGGGTCGACACGGTTCCAAACGTTGACCCGTATTCTGTTGCCCATGGCGTCGCCGGGGATTATGACCGGGTTGATCCTCTCTATGGCGCGTGCTGCGGGTGAGGTCGCACCATTGATGATCACCGGTGTGGTTAAATTGGCCCCTTCTTTGCCGCTCGATGGAGAGTTCCCCTATTTTCATCTGGAGCGCAAGTTTATGCATCTTGGCTTCCATATTTATGACATCGGTTTTCAGTCGCCCAATGTTGAAGCCGCACGCCCCATGGTGTTTGTTACCACGTTGCTGTTGGTGCTGATTGTTATTGTGATGAGTGGCGTTGCCATTCGTTTGCGTAATCATATGAAGAAGAAATACACCTTCGGCACCTTCTAG
- a CDS encoding ABC transporter permease subunit, with the protein MDKKVLRKIKRHDALAALGIRAGGVLVIASVILILLLIGKEALPLFFAPQAELSKRFALPDELVDKKILALGMDEYREVVYVVDVHGRFTFVKVENGLVLERLDPRYAAEGQQVTAVERIDPRSYALTWSNGHLTVEQVVFSLDYNEKGKRITHISLHEAGQFAVGNRKALKSIVRKSDHGVVLVRQTAASDLEIIQQVTEEDLFGNVETSEENTLLTKVHPDQITALTLNADGTMLYAGTDHGALLRWDLSTAGEPRLLDKLQAFRDRRAITSMALMLGQISLAVGDDGGQVTVWFPTPTEEGDGHKRLQLIHTLSRHDTPVAALVPSVRNRTIVSLDRGGVIHLDYSTSERHLLALSDNDPVLLFDISVRGDGVVALQPNSQVALWLIDNPHPEISFSSLFSKVWYESYSEPAYVWQSSSASDDFEAKMSLTPLIYGTLKGTFYAMIFAVPLALLGAVYTSQFGSRRLRDLIKPSVEIMAAVPSVIIGFLAALWFAPLLEAHFPGFLLSLVTVPLVFLLLLIFWQPFRDRPWAKYVESGHEFIVMAPLLVLAVAIAVQLGPLLEQGLFDGNFRLWLFSEAGVRYDSRNSIVISFALGFAVIPIIFTITEDALSNVPQSLKAASLALGASRWQTVWRVVLPSASPGIFAAVMIGLGRAVGETMIVLMATGNTPIMDLSIFNGMRPLSANIAVEIPEAPHGDTLYRVLFLSAVLLFILTFVLNTVAEVVRHRLRRKYGRF; encoded by the coding sequence ATGGATAAAAAAGTTTTACGTAAGATCAAGCGGCATGATGCGCTGGCAGCTCTCGGTATCCGTGCTGGCGGCGTTCTGGTCATCGCCAGTGTGATATTGATTCTGCTGCTGATCGGCAAAGAAGCACTGCCTCTTTTCTTTGCTCCTCAGGCTGAGTTGAGCAAGCGTTTTGCCTTGCCCGATGAACTGGTTGATAAAAAAATTCTTGCTCTGGGGATGGATGAGTATCGCGAAGTTGTCTACGTCGTCGATGTCCATGGGCGTTTTACCTTCGTCAAGGTTGAAAATGGGTTGGTCCTTGAGCGCCTTGATCCCCGTTACGCGGCGGAAGGGCAGCAAGTCACTGCCGTTGAAAGAATCGATCCACGAAGCTATGCCCTGACCTGGAGCAACGGGCACCTGACGGTTGAACAGGTTGTGTTTAGCCTCGACTACAATGAGAAAGGGAAACGGATCACCCATATCTCGTTGCACGAAGCCGGCCAGTTCGCCGTGGGCAACCGTAAGGCTTTGAAGTCAATAGTTCGTAAATCCGACCACGGGGTGGTTCTGGTCCGTCAAACGGCAGCTTCGGATCTGGAAATTATTCAGCAGGTGACAGAAGAAGATCTGTTCGGCAATGTCGAAACGAGTGAAGAAAATACCCTCCTGACAAAAGTCCACCCCGACCAGATCACTGCGCTCACGTTGAATGCCGATGGCACAATGCTGTATGCGGGAACGGATCATGGTGCTCTGTTGCGCTGGGACCTCAGTACGGCGGGTGAGCCTCGACTGCTGGATAAACTCCAGGCCTTTCGTGATCGACGCGCTATTACCAGCATGGCTTTGATGCTCGGGCAGATCTCTCTGGCCGTTGGTGACGATGGTGGCCAGGTGACTGTTTGGTTTCCGACCCCGACGGAAGAAGGGGACGGCCATAAACGTCTGCAGCTGATCCATACGCTGTCGCGACACGACACGCCTGTTGCTGCTTTGGTCCCTTCAGTGCGCAACCGTACCATTGTCAGTCTTGACCGGGGCGGTGTCATTCATCTGGATTATTCCACCAGTGAGCGTCATTTGCTGGCATTGTCCGATAATGATCCGGTGTTGTTGTTTGATATTTCCGTACGTGGCGATGGTGTCGTGGCCTTGCAGCCTAACAGTCAGGTGGCGTTGTGGTTGATTGATAACCCCCACCCTGAAATAAGTTTCAGTTCCCTGTTCAGCAAAGTCTGGTATGAGAGTTATTCCGAGCCGGCTTATGTGTGGCAATCGTCCTCGGCGAGTGATGATTTTGAAGCGAAAATGAGCTTGACGCCCCTGATTTACGGCACGCTGAAGGGAACCTTTTACGCCATGATTTTTGCCGTACCTCTGGCCCTGCTCGGTGCGGTGTACACCAGCCAGTTTGGTAGCCGTCGTCTGCGTGACCTGATCAAGCCTTCTGTTGAGATTATGGCGGCTGTGCCCTCGGTCATTATCGGATTTCTTGCCGCTCTCTGGTTCGCTCCGCTTCTCGAGGCTCATTTTCCTGGATTTCTGTTGAGCTTGGTCACTGTTCCACTGGTTTTCCTGTTACTGCTGATCTTTTGGCAGCCATTCCGGGACCGCCCTTGGGCGAAGTATGTCGAAAGCGGCCATGAGTTTATCGTCATGGCGCCGTTGTTGGTGTTGGCCGTGGCGATTGCTGTACAGCTTGGCCCTCTGCTCGAACAGGGGCTGTTTGACGGCAATTTCAGGCTGTGGCTGTTCAGCGAGGCGGGTGTCCGTTACGATTCACGAAACAGTATCGTCATCTCATTTGCTCTCGGATTTGCGGTGATTCCGATCATTTTCACCATTACCGAAGATGCGTTGTCCAATGTGCCTCAGAGCCTCAAAGCGGCCTCTCTCGCTCTCGGTGCCAGTCGGTGGCAGACCGTATGGCGGGTGGTTTTGCCTTCGGCCAGCCCTGGGATCTTTGCTGCGGTGATGATTGGACTTGGCCGCGCTGTCGGTGAAACAATGATCGTTTTGATGGCAACGGGAAATACGCCGATTATGGATTTGAGTATCTTTAACGGCATGCGACCCTTGTCGGCCAATATTGCCGTCGAAATCCCTGAAGCGCCTCACGGTGATACGCTCTACAGGGTGTTGTTCCTGTCGGCGGTGTTGCTGTTCATCCTGACGTTTGTGCTCAACACGGTTGCAGAAGTTGTGCGACATCGGTTGCGTCGCAAGTATGGGCGGTTCTAG